TGAGAGCGTATACCCTTGGGGTTTTCTCTTGAAGAATTCTTGCATATTGAGAGCTAAAGTCAGCGCTACGCTTTCCAAAAAGAAAATTGAGTTTTTGAGTGGAACTTTTCAGCTGAAGTTTGATTCCACTTTCGTCGACGCGAAAGAGTTTATATTTTTCTGGATTTTCAGAAATAACAGCCTCTATTTTTATATTTTTTAATTCTTCTAAAAAGGATCTGACTTTTTCTTCATCCGCTGGGTAGTTTTTCCCTTTACCCATTAGTCTCCATTCCGCATTTTGTTGTTGGAGAATAATCTGTTCGGGGCCTTTTATAATTTCGATTTCTGTGCTGGAAGCAAAAGGAAAAGAGAAAAATGAATTTTGGTTTGAATCGGATTTTTTAGAATGTGGATGGGGGATAAAATAATACAAGATTAAGCTAATCAGTAAAAGGCAAAGAATAATAATAGAGCGATTTTTTGGCATTGTTTTAAACGGTGGATCTCAAATTTGCTGAGATAAGTTTTGCAGCGATTTATTCCTTCGATAATTATAAAACAATCCCAAAACAATCACGACGAAAGCCATTCCATAGGTATTCAAAACCTTAATCCAATTTTTTTCATTTTCTGACAGCAGCTTGAGAGGCCTGTCTACCAAGGTTTTGGCGCGAATATGAATCAGATCCTCTCCCAGGCTCATCCAATCCACGGCATTGAGAAAGAAGTTCAAATTGTCTTCGAACATCCTTAAAAAATCGTCTTCCATAAAACGGCTGGAGCCCACCACGAGCAGCGAGGCATTTTCCTTTTGTAGCAAGGCGATCAGGGTATTGTTGTTTTGGGCCTGTAAGGGGATTTGGGCAACGGCTTGAGGCTGAAGAATAAAGGGCGATTTTTGAAGGCTGCTTTCTAGCGAAGATTTCGCCAAGACTTGAGAGCCCCCTTGAAGGGAAGAAGTCCAGGGCAATACCAGCGACTGCAGGTTAGCGGTGATGGGATTTTTTTTGTCCAAGTTCTCGGGAGTGACTTTTACCCAAAAGGGATAGGCGATTTGATATTGCATGTTGCCAGAAGCGAATGCTGCGGGGGCATTGCTTGCATCCAAGACCAGATCTTCGTTGATCTGAATCCCCAGTTTTGAAAGCAGCTCGAATAAATTGCTCGGAGTTTTTCTGGTCTCGAGCTCAGTATTCACCTCGACTCGATTCACCAAGGCGATCAGGTGTCCGCCTTGATGATAATATTCTTCGAGCGAAGAGATATTTTTCTCATTCAAGCCTTGGGGTGAGAGTAAAAGAAGAGAACTAAAATTTTTGAGATCCCAATCCTGGTTTGAAATTAAAAGTTGAAGTTCATAAGTTTTTTCCAGACTTTCTTTGAGGATGGCGTATTGTTTGGCAAATAGATCTTTATCATCGACCACAATTCCAATTTTTTTCAATTTTTTGCTGGTCAGTTTCAGAAGAGCAGAGCTCAGCTGATATTCCAGATTGCTGGCTTCGCTGAGTACCGGAAACATTTCTTTTTTATCTTCGTAGAAAATTCCCAGGCCTAAATAAATTTTCTTTAAGGCTCGTGTGTCTTTCTCAATCACAGAGAGTTGGACGGGCGGGATGCCCAGTTGATTGATCTTTTTTTCTTCTTCAGGATCTGTAGCCGGATCCATTTCCTGGATGGAAATTTTATGTCCGGAGAGATTTTGATATTCCGACAAGGTGTTCCAAATGTCTTCCCGCACCTGGGTGAGGGCTGGCGGGAGTTCTTTGGAGAGATAGAGTTTGAGGACGACCTTGTCGTTTAAATTTTTTAAAATTTTTTCGGTGGAGCTCGACAAGCTATAGCGCTTCTCTTGGGTGAAATCGAAGCGAAGACTGCTTTTGGAGGCAATGAGATTGAAGGTCACGACAATGGCCAGGATCAAAACAGTGAGGACCAGAGAAGATTTTTTTTTCAGATTTCCCACCACAAAACGATTCAAGAGCAAGGCGCTAAAAATAAAACTCAGAAAATAAATCAAACTTTTCAGGCTCAGCACTCCGCGGGCCAGATTGGCGTAATGGGTCTGCAGACTGATACTGCTGAGTGTGGAAATCAGCATTGGAGGCGCCGAACTTAAGATGAACGGGTCTCCCAGGATGTAAAAAAAGAAAGCTGCCATTGCGCACAAAATGAAAGAGACCATGGAATTTTTTGAAAGGGCAGAGCAGAGCAGGCCCCAGGACAAAAACGAAAGCGAAAGCAGATAGAGCCCCAAATACATCGCCAGACTTTGCCCCCAGTCGAGCTTTCCTAAAAAAGAACAAGTGAAAAGCAGGGGAAGGCTGAGTATCAGACTTAAGAGTAGAAACAAGGCCCCGGATAAAAATTTGGCCAGGATCAAGCTGTTTTCTGAGAGGGGAAGCGTGAGTAAAATTTCGTGAGTGCCTTGGCGCTTTTCGTCCGACCATTTTCCCATCGAAATGGCCGCAATAAAAAAGAGCAGGGCCCAAGGGGCAAACTGAAAGTAGCTTCTCAAGCTGGCTTGGCCATTGATAAAAAAAGTTCTAAAAAATACCCAGTGCGTGAGGATGAGAAAAGAAGCGAGAAAGACATAGGCTGCGGCCGAGCGAAAGCTGCTTTTGAGTTCTTTTTGGGTGAGGGTGAGTATGGGATTCATAGGTGATTTAAGGGGAGAGGGGAAGCGGTTAAACTCAGAAAAATGTCCTCCAGAGAATTTTCTTCAAAGCCCAGTTCTGAAAGTTTCCAGCCTTTTTCCAAAACGAGATTAAATATATTTTCCCCCAAGTTTTCAAAGGGGCTCACACTCATTTCATAGCGATGCCAGTTTTCTTCGGAAGAGAGATGTTTCAATTCTTTTACAGGAAATTTTTGCAATAAACTGTGCTCAATGTCTGCCTTATTTCCTTCAATTTTGAGTTTTAGTTTCAGAACGCCCTGTGCCTTATGAGCAAGCTCTTCCGGGCTTCCCGAGGCGACGATGCTGCCCTGATGCAGTACTAACACCCGAGAGCAGAGGGCTTGTACCTCGGGAAGAATATGACTGGAAAGTAGAACGGTTTTTTCTTTTCCCAGCTCCTTGATGAGAGAGCGAATTTCAATGATCTGATGAGGATCCAAGCCCGTACTGGGTTCATCCAGAATAAGGACCTTGGGATCGTGGATCAGTGCCAGGGCCAGCCCCAGGCGTTGTCTATAGCCTTTGGAGAGTTCCTGTACTTTTTTGCCCAGCACATTGCCGAGTGCACAACGCTCAATGAGATTTTTCTTTTGAGAAGTAATTCTTGCAGGACTCAATTGATGCAAGTTCCCCAGAAGTTCCAAGGATTCAGCGACTTCAAGATCTTCCCAAAGGGGATTGTTTTCGGGAAGGTAACCGATGTTTTTTTTTACTTCGAGAGTTTGTCCTTCCAGATTGTAACCTTCAATTTCCACTTTTCCAGAATCCGGCAGATAAAACCCCGTTAAAATGCGCATGGTGGTGGTTTTGCCGGCACCGTTGGGCCCCAGGAAGCCCACAATTTCATGGGGATTGATGGTGAACGAAAGATCCTTTAAGACGGGCTTGGAGCCTAGCGTTTTGTGAACGGAAGTGACTTGAATCAAGGGGACACCCTCTCCCTAGCCCCCTCCCGTGGAGGGAGAGGGGATTATACAAAAACTACTTTGTTTTTGCTTTGGTCGATTGCGGTTCATCCGCCAATTTCAAATACATCTTTGCCGATTCATCGTTGGGATGCGCCTTGAGTACAGCCTTCCAGGCATCAATTGCCTTTTTCTTTTCGCCTTGTGCGAAGTAGGTGACGCCCAATTGGACACGCGCCTGATGAAAGCGGGGGTTGGATTTTAGAATTTGGCTTAAAATCTGGATGGCCTGGGTATGCTTCCGTTCCTCACGCAAGCTGAGTGCCCACTTGAGTTTGATGTCCAAAAACTGGGGCCTTAACTTCAAGGCTGTTTCGTATTGTACAATAGATTCGGGATGTAATCCGATGCCCGCGTAGATATCGCCCAGCTCTGCATGTTTATTGGCAATCTTATTTTTGATAAAGGGATCCATCTTCTCTTTTTTGCGCTTGGAAGTGGCTGGAAACACCCTTTTATAAAGGGCAGAGGCCTTCTTGTATTGGCCCAAATCGTTGTAGAGTACGGTCAAATTCAGCAAGGCTTCGGTGTAATTGGGATTGATCTTGATGGCCTTTTCAAAGGCTTCAATGGCCGGAGTGAATTCTCCCCGGGAATGGTAAATGACTCCCATACGGTTATAAACGTCTGCATAATTTTTATTTTTTTTCAGGAGAGCCACAAAGCATTTTTCAGCTCGCACGTAGTCCTTTTTCTCAAATGCCTGGACCCCTTCTTTGAAAAGTTCCGTACTATTATCCATAATTCCTCTCCTTAGGATTTCTTCAACCTATTCGTTATTTTTTTAGTTCTTTTCGAGTCTGGAAATTCTTCCTTCATTAGCTCTGCCACTACTTTCGCTTCTTCTATTTTGCCTAGATTGTTGTAAGAGATGGCCATAAAGTAAAGCGCTTCTTCATCCAATCCCAAATGAGAATAATGATCGATGATTTCTTTAAAGCGGGGAATGGCTGCCAGATATTCCCCCCACCTATAGTAAAGTTTACCGATATAATAGTGCCGATTGGCGATTCTTCGGCGGGCCTCGTCGTATTTTACCTTTGCCATTTTGGCGTAAGGGGAGGTGGAATACTGAGAGACCACCGTTCTAAAATTGTCTACGGCCTCCGGCAGGTTTTCCTGATTTCTATCCACGGATTTTGGGGCCGCATGCCAGTAACAGAGGCCGGCGCGGTAGAAGGTATAATCCAGTTTTTCGCTGGTGGGATGTAGTTTTGCAAACAATAAGTAGGTCTCGGCGGAAAGGAGATACTCCTTTTTGGCAAAATAGGTGTCGGCAATTCTCAGTTCCGCCTCACCGGAATATTTGGAGTCGGGATAGCGGCTTTTGAAGATCTCTAGGCAATCCACCGCTTCTTGAAACTGTTTTTTAGAAGAAAGCCTTACGCATTTATTGAAG
This genomic stretch from Deltaproteobacteria bacterium harbors:
- a CDS encoding DUF4340 domain-containing protein, with product MPKNRSIIILCLLLISLILYYFIPHPHSKKSDSNQNSFFSFPFASSTEIEIIKGPEQIILQQQNAEWRLMGKGKNYPADEEKVRSFLEELKNIKIEAVISENPEKYKLFRVDESGIKLQLKSSTQKLNFLFGKRSADFSSQYARILQEKTPRVYALKHRLDEHLLSPFNFWRKKQIFTPDLSAIDFVDTQQLPSLDTGLNPPKAKILVPIPNQEKPAELRLGNKTKNDLYYLQLFGLKDWEGEVVLISEDSAEKLKSKI
- a CDS encoding Gldg family protein — its product is MNPILTLTQKELKSSFRSAAAYVFLASFLILTHWVFFRTFFINGQASLRSYFQFAPWALLFFIAAISMGKWSDEKRQGTHEILLTLPLSENSLILAKFLSGALFLLLSLILSLPLLFTCSFLGKLDWGQSLAMYLGLYLLSLSFLSWGLLCSALSKNSMVSFILCAMAAFFFYILGDPFILSSAPPMLISTLSSISLQTHYANLARGVLSLKSLIYFLSFIFSALLLNRFVVGNLKKKSSLVLTVLILAIVVTFNLIASKSSLRFDFTQEKRYSLSSSTEKILKNLNDKVVLKLYLSKELPPALTQVREDIWNTLSEYQNLSGHKISIQEMDPATDPEEEKKINQLGIPPVQLSVIEKDTRALKKIYLGLGIFYEDKKEMFPVLSEASNLEYQLSSALLKLTSKKLKKIGIVVDDKDLFAKQYAILKESLEKTYELQLLISNQDWDLKNFSSLLLLSPQGLNEKNISSLEEYYHQGGHLIALVNRVEVNTELETRKTPSNLFELLSKLGIQINEDLVLDASNAPAAFASGNMQYQIAYPFWVKVTPENLDKKNPITANLQSLVLPWTSSLQGGSQVLAKSSLESSLQKSPFILQPQAVAQIPLQAQNNNTLIALLQKENASLLVVGSSRFMEDDFLRMFEDNLNFFLNAVDWMSLGEDLIHIRAKTLVDRPLKLLSENEKNWIKVLNTYGMAFVVIVLGLFYNYRRNKSLQNLSQQI
- a CDS encoding ATP-binding cassette domain-containing protein; translated protein: MIQVTSVHKTLGSKPVLKDLSFTINPHEIVGFLGPNGAGKTTTMRILTGFYLPDSGKVEIEGYNLEGQTLEVKKNIGYLPENNPLWEDLEVAESLELLGNLHQLSPARITSQKKNLIERCALGNVLGKKVQELSKGYRQRLGLALALIHDPKVLILDEPSTGLDPHQIIEIRSLIKELGKEKTVLLSSHILPEVQALCSRVLVLHQGSIVASGSPEELAHKAQGVLKLKLKIEGNKADIEHSLLQKFPVKELKHLSSEENWHRYEMSVSPFENLGENIFNLVLEKGWKLSELGFEENSLEDIFLSLTASPLPLNHL
- a CDS encoding tetratricopeptide repeat protein, which translates into the protein MDNSTELFKEGVQAFEKKDYVRAEKCFVALLKKNKNYADVYNRMGVIYHSRGEFTPAIEAFEKAIKINPNYTEALLNLTVLYNDLGQYKKASALYKRVFPATSKRKKEKMDPFIKNKIANKHAELGDIYAGIGLHPESIVQYETALKLRPQFLDIKLKWALSLREERKHTQAIQILSQILKSNPRFHQARVQLGVTYFAQGEKKKAIDAWKAVLKAHPNDESAKMYLKLADEPQSTKAKTK
- the bamD gene encoding outer membrane protein assembly factor BamD translates to MKKLFTLFSIFYLLFSFPACGKKRPFGFTGKENEEQAFNKCVRLSSKKQFQEAVDCLEIFKSRYPDSKYSGEAELRIADTYFAKKEYLLSAETYLLFAKLHPTSEKLDYTFYRAGLCYWHAAPKSVDRNQENLPEAVDNFRTVVSQYSTSPYAKMAKVKYDEARRRIANRHYYIGKLYYRWGEYLAAIPRFKEIIDHYSHLGLDEEALYFMAISYNNLGKIEEAKVVAELMKEEFPDSKRTKKITNRLKKS